One window of the Leptospira koniambonensis genome contains the following:
- a CDS encoding ATP-dependent helicase, producing MQGPLLIFAGAGSGKTRVISNRIAHMIQDHHIPAGKIVALSFTNKSAKEMGERVRKLIPRNLLKGITLSTFHSLGLGILKKHIEKLEYKQPFLLLNQADQEGLVTGMLVAQKLEPKRPQIMEVLSKISRIKNSGEDYLADMRTSMNEGDLLAASLFQQYQDTLKEQNSIDFDDLILLPSKLLRQFEEVRDEYHKKFQYFMVDEFQDTNPIQYEFLRALMGESDNLCVVGDDDQSIYAFRGSDVSLILGFENDFKGANVIRLLENYRSTDIIVSAANSLIRHNLSRRSKELFSKVPGALKVKYVERSDEKDEAEWVADSIREEIIKQARKGSQIAILFRTNFQSRPFEEAFRAREMPYKVVGGYNFFDRKEVRDLISYIRLIANQKDDASLLRIINYPKRGIGAGSISLVHAKAAQNKESLYETLFRVCESPDFIPDLNRKISSEIYNFVNLIEKAKKKFSSSPRLFFALRELIADLGLEKEIALEEKEEKVAKARIYNMSELVNMLAFFEENNDSGEKPTLFDFINRLAMLMEDEPNDEKEDNRVQLLTIHQSKGLEFESVYVVGLEEGILPSGRATVEDQSVDEERRLMYVAMTRAKRHLCLTGAANRRKFGEQLASEPSRFLKEIDPETLDWLSNEETRQQETSDFLQELEKLKIG from the coding sequence ATCCAAGGCCCTCTTTTGATTTTTGCAGGTGCAGGTTCTGGAAAAACAAGGGTGATCTCGAACCGGATCGCGCATATGATCCAGGACCATCATATTCCTGCTGGAAAGATCGTTGCATTGTCCTTCACAAATAAAAGTGCAAAGGAAATGGGAGAAAGGGTTCGCAAACTTATTCCTAGAAATTTATTAAAAGGGATTACTCTTTCTACATTCCACTCTCTTGGACTCGGAATATTAAAAAAACATATTGAGAAGTTGGAATATAAACAACCTTTCCTTCTTCTGAACCAAGCAGACCAAGAAGGTCTTGTGACAGGAATGCTTGTGGCCCAAAAGTTAGAGCCAAAACGTCCTCAGATCATGGAAGTTCTTTCTAAAATTTCCAGGATCAAAAACTCAGGAGAAGATTATTTAGCGGATATGAGGACCTCTATGAATGAAGGGGATCTTCTGGCTGCTTCTCTTTTCCAACAATACCAAGACACTTTAAAAGAACAGAACTCCATTGACTTCGATGATCTTATCCTTCTGCCTTCTAAACTTTTAAGACAGTTTGAAGAAGTTAGGGATGAATATCATAAAAAGTTCCAATACTTTATGGTGGATGAGTTCCAGGATACGAACCCGATCCAATATGAATTTTTAAGAGCTCTTATGGGAGAATCAGACAATCTATGTGTGGTAGGCGATGATGACCAATCCATCTATGCATTTAGAGGTTCTGATGTAAGTTTGATCCTCGGATTCGAAAACGATTTTAAAGGTGCGAACGTTATCCGTCTCTTAGAGAATTATAGATCTACTGATATCATTGTATCCGCAGCAAACTCTCTGATTCGTCATAATCTTTCCAGAAGATCCAAAGAACTTTTCTCCAAGGTGCCTGGTGCTCTCAAAGTGAAGTATGTGGAAAGAAGTGACGAGAAGGACGAAGCAGAATGGGTTGCAGATAGTATTCGAGAAGAGATCATCAAACAAGCTAGAAAAGGAAGTCAGATCGCGATCTTATTCCGTACGAACTTCCAATCCAGACCTTTTGAAGAAGCATTCAGAGCCAGGGAAATGCCTTATAAAGTAGTGGGTGGTTATAATTTCTTCGATCGTAAAGAAGTCCGAGATTTGATCTCTTATATCCGTCTCATCGCAAACCAAAAGGATGATGCGTCTTTATTAAGAATTATTAATTATCCGAAACGTGGGATCGGTGCTGGTTCCATCTCTCTTGTGCATGCAAAAGCCGCTCAGAACAAGGAATCTCTTTATGAGACATTATTCAGGGTCTGCGAATCTCCAGATTTTATCCCAGATTTGAACCGCAAAATTTCTTCTGAGATCTATAATTTCGTAAATTTGATCGAAAAGGCTAAGAAAAAGTTCTCTTCTTCTCCAAGGTTATTCTTCGCATTACGAGAGTTAATCGCGGATCTGGGCCTTGAAAAAGAGATCGCGCTCGAAGAGAAAGAAGAGAAGGTCGCAAAGGCTCGTATCTATAATATGTCCGAGCTTGTGAACATGCTCGCATTCTTCGAAGAGAATAATGACTCGGGTGAAAAGCCTACATTATTCGACTTTATCAACCGTTTGGCGATGCTTATGGAAGATGAGCCTAATGATGAGAAGGAAGATAATCGAGTACAGTTACTCACCATTCACCAATCCAAAGGGTTGGAATTCGAGTCTGTTTATGTCGTAGGATTAGAAGAGGGGATCTTACCTTCCGGAAGAGCCACCGTAGAAGACCAATCTGTGGATGAAGAGCGCCGTTTGATGTATGTAGCGATGACTCGGGCGAAGAGGCATTTATGCTTGACAGGTGCCGCTAATCGCCGCAAATTTGGGGAGCAATTGGCCTCCGAACCTTCTCGCTTCCTTAAGGAGATAGATCCGGAGACTTTGGACTGGCTTTCTAACGAGGAAACCAGACAACAGGAGACTAGTGATTTCCTGCAAGAACTCGAAAAATTGAAAATCGGATGA
- a CDS encoding tetratricopeptide repeat protein, whose amino-acid sequence MSKYLTILFIGAQFLLYCASTQKEGAVSANLETQVRAEIKGIDQQLTDLHPEDKRRSELLLQKSKLLLKIESFKEASLVLREVQNSKDGRNLQHLDHYLGSAYLGINDYDNAIVHFRKSDNVDRDFESVTRKKMWAKAYFEDEKYGQALGILGRASREKNFEKDLFYYETVVVSFYRIKEYKRCQLVLEEGLQKFPESPVLKETSEKISQVLQR is encoded by the coding sequence ATGAGTAAATATCTGACAATATTGTTTATCGGAGCTCAATTCCTCCTCTACTGTGCAAGTACACAAAAAGAAGGGGCGGTTTCCGCCAATTTAGAGACCCAGGTCCGAGCGGAAATCAAGGGAATAGACCAGCAATTGACTGATCTGCACCCTGAAGACAAAAGACGTTCCGAACTACTTCTCCAAAAATCCAAACTTTTACTAAAAATCGAATCTTTCAAAGAAGCTTCCCTCGTATTGAGAGAAGTTCAAAATTCTAAAGATGGTCGTAATCTTCAACATTTGGACCATTATTTAGGTTCTGCTTATCTCGGGATCAATGACTATGATAATGCTATCGTTCATTTCCGTAAGTCGGACAATGTAGATCGCGATTTTGAGTCTGTTACCCGCAAAAAGATGTGGGCAAAAGCGTATTTCGAAGATGAGAAATACGGCCAGGCTTTGGGAATTTTAGGCAGAGCTTCCAGAGAGAAAAACTTCGAAAAAGATCTATTCTACTATGAAACCGTAGTAGTCAGCTTCTACAGAATTAAGGAATACAAAAGATGTCAGTTGGTTCTGGAAGAGGGATTACAGAAGTTTCCGGAAAGCCCAGTACTGAAGGAAACCTCGGAGAAAATCAGCCAGGTTCTCCAACGGTAA
- a CDS encoding LIC_12586 family protein — protein MSVGSGRGITEVSGKPSTEGNLGENQPGSPTVIHLRIPLLKNPLFKKDSVSFQIAVPAKLYRFVSSSFHKIQTITEKPSFRKISIALIVIFLLLAAAKETAEWYFVRRVLDLRGVKELARGFINEELDRAVTLGVVEYEFPNHVFIEDLKISSDEDFASQRMIFKANKIELLLRGLWKGQPSVKAIRVRNAQLSFDLEDKISGEILSYIHKINIPEIRLEDTTITVYKGGKVLLENVKGIDFNIRKEDTKINVQISDSLFPIPGFRYVNGKFSTDIGSKNMNLEILFKNAKAESSGGLYSEFSQFYPKKGKISGRAVLESDGTSLKVQGKTEFSNVKGIVLQELPLQSEVWEWKDIDLEHEWTRDQKGDVFTEEHKVFSGEDKLTLLKSKNEKGLKSWDLSLTVQDLDDIRNFLPVSSDLKTLGGSLDLHWKGTETGSYGDWLKSEAKFSLQDFVWKDTYLDLEIKDGELAWNLAGILEAKLKGKQFGLPWSANLKGKTGYRKGVKGDGTAYFPLQGEYNLELETDSIVLSNFFPLYSSVRQWVREDIHTRMEKLIPEINFTRTPIYKYFLENPTGNLKLTAKEVKWDLGLPSMGKLDLGLKFAPSQSRLDASIAGSGTAKLNSYFTYGTDNPYFGIDFETINLAWGVPSFSFCGGDLIPESLDADGNIRFNGNNFLDIHDRMYITIDKVKLSNTIWKGKGEFPVPVPPKFEMGFDYWNPGSPPKRNVYWKGGNVSATANSYVDSDSVKYFVTGNTYSFSSESNSAVPISAFAFKIKENSAGCVKE, from the coding sequence ATGTCAGTTGGTTCTGGAAGAGGGATTACAGAAGTTTCCGGAAAGCCCAGTACTGAAGGAAACCTCGGAGAAAATCAGCCAGGTTCTCCAACGGTAATTCACCTCAGAATTCCCCTCCTTAAAAATCCATTATTTAAGAAAGACAGCGTTTCGTTTCAGATCGCTGTCCCAGCTAAACTGTATCGATTTGTATCTTCTTCTTTTCATAAGATACAGACAATCACTGAAAAACCTTCCTTTAGAAAGATCTCAATTGCACTGATAGTAATCTTCCTTCTTCTTGCAGCGGCAAAAGAAACTGCAGAATGGTACTTCGTAAGAAGAGTGCTGGATTTACGCGGGGTGAAGGAACTCGCACGCGGATTTATCAACGAAGAATTGGACAGGGCAGTCACACTGGGAGTTGTAGAATACGAATTCCCAAATCATGTATTTATAGAAGATCTTAAAATTTCCAGCGATGAGGACTTTGCCTCTCAGAGAATGATCTTTAAAGCAAATAAAATAGAATTATTATTAAGAGGTCTTTGGAAAGGACAACCTTCTGTAAAAGCGATCCGAGTGCGTAATGCACAATTGAGTTTCGATCTGGAAGACAAGATCTCAGGAGAAATTTTATCCTATATCCATAAGATCAATATTCCTGAGATCAGATTAGAAGATACAACAATCACCGTTTATAAGGGCGGCAAGGTCCTTTTGGAGAATGTAAAAGGAATCGATTTTAATATTCGGAAAGAGGATACTAAGATCAATGTTCAAATTTCTGATTCTCTATTTCCTATTCCTGGATTTAGATATGTGAACGGAAAGTTCAGCACAGATATCGGAAGTAAAAATATGAATCTGGAAATTCTGTTTAAGAATGCAAAGGCAGAATCTTCCGGAGGTTTGTATTCTGAGTTTTCCCAATTCTATCCCAAAAAAGGAAAAATTTCGGGCCGTGCTGTTTTAGAATCTGATGGAACTAGTCTGAAGGTCCAAGGTAAAACAGAATTTTCTAATGTAAAAGGGATCGTTTTACAAGAGCTTCCTTTGCAGAGCGAAGTTTGGGAATGGAAAGACATAGATCTGGAACATGAATGGACTCGCGATCAAAAAGGTGATGTTTTTACGGAAGAACATAAAGTATTTTCTGGAGAAGATAAACTTACTCTTCTAAAATCTAAAAATGAGAAGGGACTGAAGTCCTGGGATTTAAGCCTGACTGTTCAGGATTTAGATGATATTCGTAATTTTCTGCCTGTTTCTTCTGATCTAAAAACTCTGGGTGGAAGTCTAGATCTACATTGGAAAGGGACTGAGACTGGATCTTATGGCGACTGGTTGAAGTCAGAGGCAAAATTTTCTCTCCAAGATTTTGTGTGGAAGGATACTTATTTGGATCTGGAAATCAAAGATGGGGAACTTGCTTGGAACCTTGCTGGAATTTTAGAAGCTAAGTTAAAAGGAAAACAATTTGGTCTTCCTTGGTCTGCAAATCTAAAAGGTAAAACTGGATATAGGAAAGGTGTAAAGGGAGATGGGACCGCTTACTTTCCTTTGCAGGGAGAATATAATCTTGAGTTAGAGACTGACTCGATTGTTCTTTCTAACTTTTTTCCTTTGTATAGTTCCGTTCGTCAATGGGTGAGAGAAGATATCCATACCAGAATGGAGAAGTTGATCCCTGAAATTAATTTTACTAGAACTCCAATCTATAAATACTTTTTAGAAAATCCTACAGGTAATCTTAAACTTACAGCCAAGGAAGTGAAATGGGATCTTGGGCTTCCAAGCATGGGTAAGTTAGATCTCGGGTTAAAATTTGCACCTTCTCAATCTAGATTGGATGCAAGTATTGCCGGTTCTGGAACTGCTAAATTAAATTCGTATTTTACATATGGTACTGATAATCCTTATTTCGGAATAGATTTCGAAACGATCAATTTGGCCTGGGGAGTTCCAAGCTTTTCTTTTTGTGGTGGAGATTTGATCCCAGAAAGTTTAGATGCAGACGGAAATATACGATTTAATGGAAATAATTTCCTAGACATTCACGATAGAATGTACATCACCATTGATAAGGTGAAACTTTCGAATACGATCTGGAAAGGAAAGGGAGAATTTCCTGTTCCAGTTCCTCCTAAATTCGAGATGGGATTCGATTATTGGAATCCTGGTAGCCCGCCTAAAAGGAACGTTTATTGGAAGGGCGGAAACGTTAGTGCTACTGCAAACTCTTATGTAGATTCGGATTCGGTTAAATATTTTGTAACTGGAAACACTTATTCATTTTCTAGCGAATCCAATTCTGCAGTGCCAATTTCAGCATTTGCATTTAAGATAAAAGAGAATAGCGCTGGTTGTGTGAAAGAGTAG
- the lpxB gene encoding lipid-A-disaccharide synthase has protein sequence MILAGEHSGDLLGAEVLKELKKHDPDLTFFGIGGPRMLEEGFDSIEDMEELSVIGFTAVLFKYKFLKALMDRLVEEAVARSCTHAILVDYPGFNLRLAARLKELGIKVIFYVSPQLWAWNFGRIYKIKETIDLMLVLFPFEKKIYDDYGVRSVFVGHPIAQRIKEKIRKEAPIPVDEKQLAHLQTITLMPGSRSGEIHRMLDTLLQSAALIHREAETERKHVRFLIPNINLKEEEYIQTKIKETEESHPGIKIEYLFDRSLRCIEAADIVLVTSGTATLEVVYFEKPMVILYKVSLLSYFISALLIRTPFIGLVNILSGRETVKELIQAECTPEETVRETMAILKNKKYRNQMIEEIKSVKESLGEEHSSKNASRAILQFLKEKPVGV, from the coding sequence ATGATATTAGCCGGAGAACATTCCGGCGATCTACTAGGCGCAGAAGTATTAAAAGAACTTAAAAAACATGATCCGGATCTTACATTTTTCGGGATTGGCGGTCCCAGAATGTTGGAAGAAGGTTTTGATTCCATCGAAGACATGGAAGAACTTTCTGTAATCGGTTTCACTGCAGTCCTATTCAAATACAAATTCCTAAAAGCTCTCATGGATCGATTGGTAGAAGAAGCCGTGGCGCGTTCTTGCACACATGCTATCCTAGTCGATTATCCCGGTTTTAATCTTAGGCTCGCAGCCAGACTCAAAGAATTAGGGATCAAAGTAATCTTTTATGTTTCTCCACAACTTTGGGCATGGAATTTCGGCAGGATCTATAAGATCAAAGAAACTATAGATCTAATGTTGGTATTATTTCCATTCGAGAAAAAAATCTATGACGATTACGGAGTTCGATCCGTATTTGTAGGACATCCAATCGCTCAAAGGATTAAAGAGAAGATCCGAAAAGAAGCTCCTATTCCTGTGGATGAAAAGCAACTAGCTCATTTACAAACAATTACTCTAATGCCAGGATCTCGCTCCGGAGAGATCCATAGAATGTTGGATACTTTACTCCAATCTGCAGCACTTATTCACAGGGAAGCGGAAACAGAAAGAAAACATGTACGTTTTCTAATTCCGAACATCAACTTAAAAGAAGAAGAGTACATCCAAACTAAAATTAAAGAAACAGAAGAATCTCATCCTGGAATCAAGATCGAGTATTTATTCGACCGTTCTTTGAGATGTATTGAAGCCGCAGATATCGTTTTAGTAACTTCCGGAACTGCTACTTTAGAAGTTGTATATTTTGAAAAACCAATGGTGATCTTGTATAAGGTCAGCTTACTTAGTTATTTTATCTCTGCACTTCTGATCCGCACACCTTTTATAGGACTCGTCAATATCCTAAGTGGTAGAGAAACGGTGAAGGAACTCATCCAAGCAGAATGTACTCCGGAAGAAACCGTGAGAGAAACAATGGCCATCCTGAAAAACAAAAAGTACAGGAACCAGATGATAGAAGAGATCAAATCTGTAAAAGAATCATTAGGCGAAGAGCATAGTTCTAAGAATGCGAGTAGAGCAATTCTACAATTTTTGAAAGAAAAGCCAGTCGGAGTGTAG
- a CDS encoding LpxI family protein codes for MGRLGILAGGGNLPQIGMKEALAAGEDPFFLSIAESDFTPGNYPDRVIPIRIVKIGGLLKACKTNQIDRLLLLGKVKKEIIFKSLNFDLKALALLARMVNRHDYSIFKTVAEDFEKQGIHIISQKTYLKSLLLPEGRYTKRSLDKKQIEDVIFGMEYAEKIAHLDIGQAVVVVDKSVLAVEAVEGTDQAIRRGGGFAKKRKAVVCKSSKPSQDPRFDLPTVGIETLKVMSENNCDTLAFREGETIIVNPSEFINLAEKLKIHILSIGRGNVSKINSTQKKLPKA; via the coding sequence TTGGGACGTTTAGGAATATTAGCGGGAGGAGGAAATCTTCCTCAAATAGGAATGAAAGAAGCTCTTGCTGCTGGGGAAGATCCATTCTTTCTCTCCATAGCCGAGTCTGATTTTACTCCGGGAAATTATCCAGACAGAGTGATCCCAATTCGGATCGTAAAGATCGGCGGATTATTAAAAGCCTGTAAAACAAATCAGATAGATAGGCTTCTTCTATTAGGAAAAGTTAAAAAAGAGATTATCTTTAAAAGCCTGAACTTTGACTTAAAAGCTCTCGCATTACTCGCAAGAATGGTGAATCGTCATGACTATTCTATCTTCAAAACAGTAGCAGAAGATTTCGAAAAACAAGGAATTCATATCATCTCCCAAAAAACCTATCTGAAATCTTTGTTACTTCCAGAAGGACGTTATACTAAAAGATCCTTGGACAAAAAACAGATAGAGGACGTGATCTTCGGAATGGAATATGCGGAAAAGATCGCTCATCTAGATATAGGCCAAGCAGTAGTAGTCGTAGATAAATCAGTATTAGCGGTAGAAGCAGTAGAGGGAACGGATCAAGCCATTCGAAGAGGCGGAGGTTTTGCTAAAAAAAGAAAGGCAGTCGTTTGTAAAAGTTCCAAACCAAGCCAAGACCCAAGATTCGATCTACCTACAGTCGGAATAGAAACCTTAAAAGTAATGAGCGAGAATAACTGCGACACACTCGCCTTTCGAGAAGGAGAGACCATAATTGTAAATCCTTCCGAATTTATTAACCTTGCAGAAAAATTGAAAATCCATATCTTGAGCATCGGCCGTGGCAACGTCTCGAAAATTAACTCTACCCAAAAAAAGCTCCCTAAAGCCTAA
- a CDS encoding FmdB family zinc ribbon protein — MPTYDYRCKACGQTFEHFQSMKDDPITTCLLCGKTGEVDRLISNVGGIIFKGSGFYVTDNKSSSKSSESSTGSSGSSSN, encoded by the coding sequence GTGCCTACTTACGATTATAGATGCAAGGCCTGCGGGCAGACTTTTGAACATTTTCAATCCATGAAGGACGATCCTATCACAACTTGTCTTCTTTGTGGTAAAACTGGAGAAGTAGATAGATTGATCTCCAACGTAGGAGGGATCATTTTCAAAGGATCCGGATTCTATGTAACAGACAATAAATCCTCTTCCAAAAGTTCTGAATCTTCCACCGGTTCTTCCGGTTCCTCTTCCAACTAA
- a CDS encoding TolC family protein, whose product MKLENGNFWTKTISGKTISVFLVSSLILLSGFSGVFSQENKSSGKILKLTTEETVKRALDSNFKLQNLRYELAKTDSSYLKAESQYSWRLVADGSFRQTVLPLNQNNVFTGTKTSDDTIKGGIEKTIRATGTYFKLEAGNRRFDSNAFEDKSNPLTSSFSGLALPPLYTGFITATVSQDLLKNSFGYKGRNQEKILDNQKEMAKSQVSLQISEAIVGSLVDFWDYSVKLQSLKTFRRLKENVSNIRNLTVRKQGLGLSEGFEVNQWNALLAQADSQLETAVVQKDEAKRKLSRTLKLDNDSDLSEETDLMEEIPEKPDYTKDLDIAYKKRADYLNAVREKEIAELMLKNAKSDQLPALTLSGSASSQAQTITSPDKNFTDATDGVQSARYKDFNGKVSFSYPLFDKGVAAGRRDSEIGVRQATLKETEVKNEVRDDLRGRIDSLEASYKIYKNSIVTEKETQNYYNGVVRSFQQGRADAVAVKNALDTLVRDQLSLTQAKVNFNIDLMRYYIAKNMLLERFDLDAEKLIPHLD is encoded by the coding sequence ATGAAATTAGAAAATGGGAATTTTTGGACCAAAACAATAAGCGGGAAGACAATCTCTGTCTTTTTGGTTTCGAGCCTCATCCTCCTTTCGGGATTTTCCGGAGTATTCTCCCAAGAGAATAAATCATCCGGAAAAATCCTGAAGTTAACTACTGAGGAGACAGTTAAAAGAGCTCTAGATAGTAACTTCAAACTACAAAACTTAAGATACGAATTAGCAAAAACTGATTCGAGTTACTTGAAAGCAGAGTCCCAATATTCTTGGAGATTAGTAGCTGACGGAAGTTTCAGACAAACAGTTCTTCCTTTGAACCAGAACAACGTCTTCACCGGAACAAAAACTTCCGATGATACGATCAAAGGGGGGATTGAAAAAACAATCCGTGCTACTGGGACCTACTTCAAGTTAGAAGCAGGAAATAGAAGATTCGACTCGAACGCTTTCGAAGATAAGAGTAACCCTCTTACTTCCAGTTTCTCAGGACTCGCACTTCCTCCTCTTTATACTGGATTTATCACTGCTACAGTTTCCCAAGACTTATTGAAAAACTCATTCGGTTATAAGGGAAGAAACCAGGAAAAGATCCTGGACAACCAAAAAGAAATGGCGAAAAGCCAAGTTTCCCTTCAGATCTCGGAAGCGATTGTAGGATCACTTGTGGATTTCTGGGACTATTCCGTTAAACTACAGTCCTTAAAAACTTTCCGCAGATTAAAAGAGAACGTAAGCAATATTAGAAATCTTACAGTTCGCAAACAAGGTTTAGGACTTTCAGAAGGATTCGAAGTCAACCAATGGAACGCATTACTCGCGCAAGCTGATAGCCAGTTAGAAACTGCAGTTGTTCAAAAAGACGAAGCAAAAAGAAAACTATCTCGTACTTTAAAATTAGATAATGACTCAGACCTTTCAGAAGAAACAGATCTTATGGAAGAAATTCCTGAGAAACCTGATTACACAAAAGATTTGGATATCGCTTACAAAAAGAGAGCAGATTATCTAAATGCAGTCAGAGAAAAAGAGATCGCTGAACTTATGCTTAAAAATGCAAAAAGTGATCAGTTACCTGCTCTTACACTTTCTGGTTCTGCTTCTTCTCAGGCTCAGACAATCACAAGCCCTGATAAAAATTTTACAGATGCAACAGATGGTGTCCAATCTGCGCGTTACAAAGACTTCAACGGAAAAGTAAGTTTCTCTTATCCATTATTTGATAAAGGAGTTGCTGCGGGAAGAAGAGATTCCGAGATCGGAGTCCGCCAAGCTACTCTAAAAGAAACCGAAGTTAAGAATGAAGTAAGAGACGATCTAAGAGGAAGGATCGATTCTTTAGAAGCTAGTTATAAGATTTATAAGAATTCAATAGTCACCGAAAAAGAAACACAAAACTATTATAACGGTGTTGTCCGAAGCTTCCAACAAGGACGAGCGGATGCAGTCGCAGTTAAAAATGCTTTGGATACTTTGGTGAGAGACCAGCTCAGCCTTACTCAAGCAAAAGTAAATTTCAATATAGATCTAATGAGATACTATATCGCGAAGAACATGCTTTTAGAAAGATTCGACCTGGATGCTGAAAAACTTATTCCGCATTTGGATTAA
- the sucD gene encoding succinate--CoA ligase subunit alpha: protein MAVLVDSNTRVVVQGITGKEGSFHATQMIEYGTSVVGGVTPGKGGQTVELAGKNVPVFNSLKDAIVKEGANASIIFVPPPFAADAILEGIFNEIPLVVCITEGIPTHDMLKVYSALRNSKTKLVGPNCPGVISPKYKVKMGIMPGFIHQAGNVGIVSRSGTLTYESVAQLTQHGLGQSTVIGIGGDPVPGMNHTEAVRLLNEDPETKGIVMIGEIGGTSEEEAAAYIKAHVKKPVVGFIAGQTAPPGKRMGHAGAIISGGMGTASSKMKAMQDAGISVCQSIAEVGEKMKKALG, encoded by the coding sequence ATGGCAGTATTAGTAGATAGCAATACAAGAGTTGTAGTTCAAGGGATTACCGGAAAAGAAGGTTCTTTCCACGCGACTCAAATGATAGAATACGGAACGAGCGTAGTAGGAGGAGTAACTCCAGGCAAGGGCGGGCAAACAGTAGAACTCGCTGGTAAAAACGTTCCTGTATTCAATAGCTTAAAAGATGCGATCGTTAAAGAAGGAGCAAATGCTTCTATCATTTTCGTTCCGCCTCCATTCGCAGCAGATGCGATCTTAGAAGGTATCTTCAATGAAATTCCTCTAGTGGTTTGTATCACTGAAGGAATTCCAACACACGATATGCTTAAAGTGTACAGCGCACTTCGCAATTCCAAAACCAAACTGGTTGGACCGAACTGCCCTGGTGTGATCTCTCCTAAATACAAAGTTAAAATGGGGATCATGCCTGGTTTTATTCACCAAGCAGGAAACGTAGGTATCGTTTCTCGTTCTGGAACCTTAACTTACGAATCAGTTGCGCAGTTGACCCAACATGGTTTGGGACAATCCACTGTAATTGGTATCGGTGGAGACCCGGTTCCAGGAATGAATCACACAGAAGCAGTTAGACTTCTGAATGAAGATCCTGAAACCAAAGGTATCGTAATGATCGGAGAGATCGGCGGAACTTCTGAAGAAGAAGCTGCTGCTTATATCAAAGCTCATGTTAAAAAACCTGTAGTAGGATTTATCGCAGGCCAAACTGCACCTCCTGGAAAAAGGATGGGGCACGCTGGCGCGATCATCAGCGGAGGAATGGGAACAGCTTCTTCTAAGATGAAAGCTATGCAGGATGCAGGTATTTCTGTTTGCCAATCTATCGCCGAAGTCGGCGAAAAAATGAAAAAAGCATTAGGTTAA